The region CCTTTTCTATAATTTTTATTGGAGATGCTTAAAgttttgaaaacataaatataATGTATGTATtctagtttttttcttttttgtttttatataagcattgtatttttaaattgttttcatgaTTGCAGATGATTACCGGGTTGTTGGTACCGCACCAACAATACGTACCAAATCAACAGTGTAAGGCAGTAGAAAGATAGAAGTAGATGTAAAGATACACTGTGTTACATCAGCATAGATGCTTTAAGATTGAGATTTTGTGCAATGACTGAACTGATGTAATGATTTTCTGTCATTGACACAGGCAGCCCCAGTCCTGAAATACGCTTCCACAATTTCCCTTGGAGAAGCACAGACGCTTGCTTAACTTATTAAGAGTAGACTCAACTCACTTAGGTGTCAATTAACTAACACATCAAAAGAAATGATTTTGTAATAGCTTCATGAGCTGAAGCAAGGTCAGACAAATATGAGAAATGGTTAAAGGGACTCTCTACTACATAGTCTAGTAAAACCAATTGAAATTTCTGGAAAATGCAAAAAGCATCTCTCAGATACACAAAATCATTTTCAGATGTGAATAGCAATTTATTGTTAATTCGTTTTAATACAGTATAACTACTTAGTGCTGTGGAGGTTTGAAAAggtgtattttaaattttatacagAAGGTAATCTATCAGAATTAACttgcattttaatgtatttattgatttgaatacatttaaaatttctCACATAactatattgatttttttttccctttgggaaGTGTTTGGATAGTAAAGAAATAGAACGTTCAGAGAGGATTCAAGCACTTCAAAATTACCCagaagtgaaacagaaaataagagaacAGGAACAAGCCTACCTTCTCAAAAGGgccagagaaaaagaagaggctCAAAGAAGGATGCAAGAAAGAAAGgacaagaaacaaaaagaaatggaatCTGAGCATGGATTCGACAGGTAACAGTAAGCAACAACAGTTTGGGAGTAAAAGTCATTCTTCATTAAGAATTTTGGTTTTTGTCATTAAATAgtttatataatttcatttaaatatttttgtttgtcttcattGTTGATTCTAGCAGAATTACTTCTCCTTGTGCGTGTTAGCtctaatgaaaaatataattaattacaAACATAACTAATTACAGACGTGTAGACAGTACAATAGAATTTTTGTCCCAAAACTCCAAGCTAAATTGTCTGGGTGCCAAAATAGTGTAATTGATAGCTTCTTTCAGAAGAACAGCTGGAAATTGTTATTTAAGTAAATGCAGGGGTTCCAGAGAAAGCAGCTGTTCACctatattttcttttgctttagaGTTATTAGATATGAGGACTGAATTGGAATATTGCAGATCTTTTGAGGTGTAAAAGGCTATGGAATGTTGGTTTCTATACTTCTTTCACCTAATATCACTGAGGTTACCTAGACAGCAGAAGGATTTTTGTCTGGGGTCATCATCCACTGCAGTTGCCATCCATCTTATTTTTAATGCAATAGAGACTAAATTCCATGGATCTGGCTATGGAACTTTGTCCTCATAGATCATAGCAGTATCATAAATTTAGTTTTCTCTCTGTATTGATAGAGAATTTCTGAAGATTGCAGAGGCTTAGGACTAGGGGGAAAAATGATTCAGGTTCTGTGATGGCACTTTGAGGAGAAGCCTAAGTAAAATATTGCTACCTTATAAATTTCTAATCTGCTGCTGCCTAATATTGGGAATACTTAAACATTACATGGACTGAGGGTGTTCTTTCACCTGGAAGTTTTTAGGTTATCTGAAAATTCTGCTTCTGAAATGAAATCTGTTGAACTCTTTATCTGAGATTTCAGAAGGTTAGCCATAACTATAGTTATGCATAGTTAGGCATAACCCTAGTCATCTCTTAGTTAAGTCAATGAAAAATATtatgttgaaaaatattttgttgattgATGAAAGAAGCAGAGCAGAGAACATTATCCAAATATATATTGGTTTTGATAGGAATTATACAGCTATTGGATTAAAAATATCTTATTGCAATAATTCACTAGCAAGTACTGTTACTCTTCATTGGTTTTATTGTGATAATTTTCCACATGATCTTGTATAGCCCAGACTCCCTGCAGGACAAAGAAAACCATCAGGCAGAAGGAGATGGAGAACAAGAAATGTGGAGAACAGTTCAAGATGATGAAGAAGACAGAAGATTTTGGGAGGAGCTTACACCATATACTCCAGAATCTAGATTAGAAACTCACAGATATATTGAAGAAAAACGGAGAGCTAAAGACAACATAAggtatatttttgttttaatatattctaTGAATTGAAGAAGGGAAAATTTTCAAAGGTACAGAGAAGAGGTAGGTGACTGCCTCACAATAAATATTATTGAGAACTGACAGGTTAAATCCCTGCTCCCTGTGCAAATATGCTTATAAAATCTGAATGAAATATTCAGATtgttcatttggttttgtttcattttctaaaatttatGATACCCTTTATTGTGTTTTTCCTCagagttttatatatatatatatatatatatgtatataatttctcttttcaacTCCATTTTATGGACTTTAGAAGTTTCACTTTTCTGTCAGCTAAATATGTTTCATGTAGTTCAATGTTTAATCTTCTTGCCAAAAGTATTTATCTGGAGTACAGATTGCATTATATAAATGCCCTACAGGCCATGCTACAAAATTTTTGCACAAGTGACATTTCAGGTACCTTGTCTATGTGACTTAGAAGTTTTTTCACATACTTTATTGAAGATATTCATCCTGAGTAATAAAATTCTTCATGTTATCTGTGTGATTTGACATGGTGAATCTGAAGATATCTGGGCTTTAAAAGTTTCTAAAGTTGTCAATGGTTTTGCTGAACATGGAAAATGAATTCAGATGCTagtaaaaaaagttattttattgctGATGACTTATCAGTTCCACAAACATTGTAAgtaatgtcttctttttttctttttttttctttttttttcttatataagaGCGTTTGTACCAGAGATTTTTCTAGCTGTTCTTTTTAAGGGCATGAATTTTAAATGATTTATGAAGCTTAAGCATTGAAAAAGTCAGTCCTAGGGAACTCTCCAAGAAATTTGGAAATCTGCATAATGTGTTGCTATTATTAATTTAAGGTCTAGCACTTTCCCAGAAGAAATACTGTGAAACCCAAATTCTAGCTAGCTAGAATTTTGCTGTGTTTAGGGAGGCCTTGGTCTAGTCAAAAGCAAATGTGTTCTAAATGATTTCTTCTAAATTCAGGGAGAGTCCAAATAGCATTATAATAAAGACAGAATAATTCCTTTctagatttttctcattttccaaggCATTTAAAGGAGTTAAAAATCCTTTCATGGTTCATTTTGTTTTGATGGTGGTATTTTTCTTTGGTAGCATGAGAAAGATGAGAACAGAAAGGTGTCCCTGACAACTTCAAATCATCCTTGCTGGTGGACAGGAGCTGAAATGTAACTTAAAAATAAGTTACTCAGTATAAAAGGATGCTTATTTTAGTATAAAATTGACATGAACTCAATCAGACCAATGCTAAGTTTGAACCTATCTATGACATGTTGGCACACGTTAAATTTGCCGGCTGTGGGTATAGTTGAATAGTTGATAAACTGAGCGGATTTGGctattgcaaaataaattaacacaTCAGTTTCATTCAAAGAAAATTCAGACAGTTATAAGATCAGTTGCAGGTGAAAGATGCACAAGGTCTCCTTTAGCTGCTTATTTCCAGAACAAGACTTTTGTTAAACAAGTTATCTTAAACTCTAGTCATTATGATATGACTGAATTTGCCTTAAAATGGTTCACGTGAGCAGACAGATTCTAGAAACAGATTATCAAATCTAAAAGGTGGTAGGATATAATTTCCTGACATATTTCTGAGAACTGCATCTTTACAACAGAGTGATGGTTCGTTCACTTTGCATTTAAGTGTCAATAGTAGGGATTCAGGTGTAGAAATTGCTAGCCCACAAATCCCATGTTAAAGCTTGGAATAATACTGTAGAATAATATTTAACATGTGCATAGTTGTGAATCTTTCTTAAGCAGTTCTTTTCAGGTAATCATTCCAGTAGCTTCActtgaatgtttttatttcttctttaaatccACTGTATTTATAGACCAAGTATTTTGAGAAATGAGAGGGTTTTATATGCCACCTGAAGTAGCCATACACTCTCTACTGAACATCTGAAAAGTGGAttaatacaaagcaaaaattacggtgctgtatttttaaagaaatcattgcCATTTTTTACCTAGGTGcaaccagatttttctttttcatgttactaAGATTCCTTACTCTTCCTCTCCTTGCTCATGATCTAAACATTTATACAGGAAATACCTGTACTACAAATCTTGATTTTACGGTGGTCTGCTTTGTTTTGGCAGATAAATTTAAGGTAGCTTGTTTATTGCACTAAATGAAGGTCAGATATAGTTTAATTGCTGATAGCTGGACATAGATAGTGAAGATAAAGTCTCCATCTGTAGTATATATTGTAGTTTTGAAGGAAGAACACAACAAAAAATGTAACAGATGCATCAACAAATAATCTATATGTATGCACTTTGGTCATACTGTATCTTATTAGGTGCTGCTTGTAATCTTTTGACCATTATAATTCTTTTTACTAATGCAGAATTGTGACTGATAGGCATACTATTTAGAGATATGCCAAACATTTGTTCAGTGAAAGTAATTAAGTTAGCATgaataaaaaatttctttagaGTTGCTTGCACATACATCAAAACAGTTAACAGTAATGACACCTTATGATTAGTATGAACATTCATAACTCAAAACCCATTCCATTTCACATACTTAGGCAACCCACTGATTTCTTAAGATACACTAAATAAATCTGATCTATTACTGTTTGATAATGGACACTGTGACATGCAGAAGTTATTATCAATGTAAGACATGGTATTACAAAGCATTGGCTCATCTTCAGATGATACTTTTATTGTGCAATTGGACATTTGATATAATCTGTCTAGTTCCTGAAATAAGTTGTAGCCTTAACATCAAATACCAGCTAATTCTTACCTCTTCTTGccatccttctttcttttttttttttgctattaaacATAAAATACCAGAATATGAAATTataaaccatttttctttctgttttgttaagggaatcaaaaaagagagagaagtctCCTTGGACATTGGTCACTGCAGAAGGAAAAGTTCTGAATGTGAATGTGCCTAAGTATGTAAGATTAAGAGGTTAAACAGGCTAACCTCTTTATATTTGATTTGAGCATCTATTTCAAGATATACGATAATACAAAAATAAGAGGGCTAACAAATTCTCGTTGCATTATTATATTCCTGGTGGGAAAACTGACTTCTAAATTTATATTCTGATGCTGGAAGAAGAGTTAGTTTTCAGTGAGTGAAGTGTTGAAAGTTGTTTAATTTAACATCTTGATCTTTGATGACTGAAtaacttgtttttctgtaataGTTATAAAgttttgctcttttctctcctATGGTAAGGCTCTCTTTCTTGGAGCATTGTGCTAATAGTGGAAAAAGTTTACCTGGTTTGACTACTGAAGATAAATATCTAAGAATAGCCACTTTAAATGTGGAAAAATTTAGCTGCAAAATCAAAGCTAAGAACATGCATATCATTAGCATGAACAATGCTTTCTAAATCTTGGAAATTTATAAATCCATGCAAATTCAAGGAATTTGAAATCTTACATTATAAGTCCAGTGCATAATTTTCAGTGGTATAGGGAAAATTAAAGGTAGTGTCAGAAGAACATGTGCTTAATCCATCTGTACCAGAAGATACTTACCATTGTATTGATGtactttttttgtaaaaatgtgcTGGCTGAAAAAAATTTTATATAGTCTTCCAGTTCAAAGAAGACAAGTCTAAAATAGTTTAAATCTTGTCTTAATAGAACTTGATTATGCCTCTAACAAGCAGAGACATGTAGAATAAAGCTCTAGCTATCTTTTTAGAAGAAATGCAGTCCCCTAGAATCCACAGTTAGTAGCAGTCCAGTTTGTGTCATCCAGATTTTCTGGATTTAAGTGGTCTGTGCACGTAAAACCCGAGCAGTTTTTGTTGTGGCTTCAACAAGAATATCACAGCTCTTCAGAGCAATCTGGCAGTGTATCGGAGAGACATAAATAAAGAGATACAAGTAGACAGATGGTGTTCTTCAAAGTTTTTGCCTCAATGTGAAAGTAATGTCCGTGGCAATGTCCAAGCTTCTGTGGTGTTCTTTTTGAAGGTTAGCAAGAGGAATGGCTACATGCTGCTGAGAACGGGCTATTTCTCTCCCTCGATTCTGATTAAGGTGCCCCCTAGAAAATTTTacaattcttttctctttttcacccTTAATGTTTTAGTGAATTCTCAAAATTTGTgatgcagcaagaaaaaaaaacatgaacGGGAAACAAAGCTGGTTTGTATTATTTgcagttttccattaaaaattaccCATAAACTAAAAGCCCTGTAAGCTTTCTTGCAGATTGACTGTATCAGACTACAGGAGAGCAAAGAGTAAAAAGTAtatctgacaaatatttttattgctgaaaaaaatatattatcaaaATGTTAGCATTTAATCTTCTTTCTGTTACCTGAACCCAAAGTATctaagtattttaattaaaactgaaatattccaGATAAATTGCATTAAGAAACCCCTTGCATTTTATACTAATAACTAATTTATAAAAATCTGCTCATTTATAGGTGGGTTTTTTCTCACTTTAATACATGAGAAATGTTTTGAGTATATGAGCAGAACTGTAAGTCTAGACTAGATCTCCTTGCAGTTTTAGTAATAGATGTTGTTTTCTATTTATAACTGCTAAGATTCATTCACAATTTTAAGAACTCAGCCAGGAGATCACAATCATGCAACTAATACAATCTATATTCTCATTTTCAACAAATAAAGCCTATAGAATCGAGGATATTGTGCAAATCATGTGTTATTTTGGAAATGCATAGGCAGATATTTATAGTCTAGGCAAATTAATTGCTGTGAAAAaaggatgcctttttttttttttttttttttttttttacatatggTAAGGTTAGAATTACCAAGTTCCAGTCTATTCATGCTTTTCATGAAGTTTTTTCTATGATGTTAATAGAACAGACAGATTTCACCAGCAGATGTCTCtctttctgcatttctgcattgACAGACTGATCTTAATTTTAACTGACCTTCAGcagtattctctttttttttttttttttttttttctcttgtggcTTGGTTGgggagaacagaaaataaatgtaagaatGACTTTAGTTCAAACgccagtatttttttctgttcaggagGAAAATTGCAACTGTTTCTAAAATGATCATGTGACATATTGTCAAAATGGTATTTGTATTCATCTAAAATTGCTAGCAGTTGAATTTGAAGCTTGCCATAATGTTTGCTTATTTACTCCAGTTTTATTTATCCTGGAGGTGtttcttgtcattatttttaggCTTCATTTCTCTTTGAAAGATGATGAAGAAAATAACCAGATCATCCTGGATCTTGCTGTTTACAggtcagaggttttttttttactcttaattTTTGCCACTCAAGTTCTGATACACAATGTTTCCATTATACTCTTCTCTGTAATGGGGACttttcaggaggaaaacaaaTACTATAGGGGGTAATGGAATCAATCTTGAAGCCTATGCCAAAGAAACGAAGCTGAATAAACCAAAGACCCTTCAGACTGTTCTGTGACTCCTGAATAAGGACTGTGTCCCTTTTGGAATTGATGCTTTCTGCAGGTTTCCTCCACACCTGTCCTTTTATACTTATGTAAAaccttttccattcttcatttGCAGATTAGGGTTATAGGAAATGGTGGTTTTTCCCATTCTCTGGCCCTAGAAATGGTCCAGTACAATTCATGTCCTTCTAGTTAAGTTCTCCCCAAGGCACAGTAGGGTAGCCTTGTCCTACTTTACTTCCTTACTGGAAAGAGTCCATGACTCATACTATTCCTGAACTGCGCCAGGGCATTGCCTGGAAGAATTTTGGTTGAACCAGGCTAAAATATGACAAGGACACCTGATAACTGTTTGATAGGATATACTACTAAGCTGTACAGTGGCCCTGCCCACACTTCAGGAAGGGGTTGGAAACCCACAAGCTTGTTTACCCATAATTTGGAACTTGTTAGACTAAAGCTTGAACTAGTTTTATAGCACAAAACCACTATTCATGCCAGATGTTCTTCACTTAAAGCTCATTAATTTTCCTCAAAAGAGGCCCTCTCCGTGTTTACATGAGTGTATGTGTCACACAATGAAGAACAAATGTTAAAGTGGAGCTTCTAAAGGTCACAGATCTTGTTTGACAGTACCGAAATGTAAAATTACTGTGTTTTCTGGGAATGTAAAGTATTTCTGTTCATTGTTTTCCAgcaaattctgagaaaaaaaagagagctcaTTATATATTTACTAGTTAGGTATTCAGACAGAAAAGTAGCAAAATACTTTTACAATTTTAAATAGCAAATAGATTGATTTTTGTATTAGTGTAAAGCACTAAACTAATAgaagaaagacttttttattttccagaaagatTCTGAATTTTTGCAGTTATACAGTAGGTGATGTGGTGGACTTGACAGAATTTAGACATGAATTTAGTCATTTAATTGATATTCTGTGAACATACAGGAAGatcatgtttttcttccaaagaCATTAAATCCTGATTATATTTCATATAACTTAAGTGAAATTGAAGTGTGTAGTTTATAAACTGTGAAATCATCACTAAAGAGCTATATGATCTGCACTGCTTATTTATTGGTCTGTATTGTAGATTAATTTATGTGTTTATATTTCATATTGAAGACATTTGGACACTTCTCTGCTTGATGTTGATGTCCAGCCAACTTACATACGAGTACTGGTGAAGGGAAAGGTTAGTATATTCTAACTAAAACCATTTCAGCTCAAGTGTTAATAGTTATTCAGTGGACTCCGGATCTGACTTTTATGAGTTACCAACCGTGTGCAcctgtggagaaaaaaatgttgtttcatacttttattattttgaacTAAACTGTGGAAGCCCTAACCAGAAAACATGCAAAGCCTGAAATGAAATTTCActcctttccccctccttctcttttcctattCCCCACCCTCCCCAGTGTACCATAATTCACTTATGAAGAGAGCTTGCTAGTTGCCCTAGGCTAAAATTTAGCAACTTCACAATCTGGAATTTATAGCTGACA is a window of Athene noctua chromosome 2, bAthNoc1.hap1.1, whole genome shotgun sequence DNA encoding:
- the DNAAF11 gene encoding dynein axonemal assembly factor 11 isoform X3 — translated: MVRITEDLVRRRAEHNNCEIFSLEEISLHQQEIEKLEYLDKWCRDLKILYLQNNLIPKIENVGKLKKLEYLNVALNNIERIENLEGCEELKKLDLTANFIGELSSIETLKYNIHLKELFLVGNPCTEFEGYRQFVVATLHQLKCLDSKEIERSERIQALQNYPEVKQKIREQEQAYLLKRAREKEEAQRRMQERKDKKQKEMESEHGFDSPDSLQDKENHQAEGDGEQEMWRTVQDDEEDRRFWEELTPYTPESRLETHRYIEEKRRAKDNIRESKKREKSPWTLVTAEGKVLNVNVPKLHFSLKDDEENNQIILDLAVYRHLDTSLLDVDVQPTYIRVLVKGKPFQFVLPEEVKPDSSSAKRSQTTGHLVVSMPKERTSREIRSGS